CTTAAGGCGGCGCTGCCTGAGTCTGTCGTAGTACCGATAGTCCACGTTAGTTGCCACCCCTTGGCGCTGGTCAGGTTGCTGGCTCGGTCTCAACCCAGCCTTAAGGATACCTGTCCTGTTGTGTCCTAGGCTAGAGTAGCAGATCTCTTTGGGTGATCTTCATGAAAGCGATCTATGATGCCTAGGGGAGAAGGCCATGGCAGGTTATAGCCCTTAGGATTTTCGCTAAGGTTGACAGCAATGCAATCCATAGGGTAGGCTTTTTGCCATAGACATTCCTCCTGGCTCGTTTCCATGAACCCCATCTTCGTCCGGGGCGTTAGACTCAGGCCAAGATTAACAAACTGACTGCCTTTGTTACCTGGAGACCATTGTATGGTCTGGGTTTAAGTTAGTTAAATAGTACGATTGACTGTTGAAAAGTGGGCTTTGAAGGTCAAGATTGATCTCAGTCCCTTGCCCTGGATAACTCCAACCTTAGTGTTATCCTGTCAGGGCTGAATATCTATAGTTTAAAAAATCTCTCTAGTGTAGAGTACAGGATATTGCGGCTATCAACTTAAGGCGAGAGAGTGGGTTAAGGCGAGAGAATGGGGCGCGGAGTGCCCCACTCTCTCATTAGATTTTTCGGCTTTAATAAGTTTTACTTATAGAGGATGAAATTATTCAGGGATCCACAGGAAAATGAAGGTTTTAGGCTCTAGGCAACAGACCTTAGGCGATGTGAGAGGTTTCATTTCACTGGGGTGATCGCCCCGATTTTGGTAGGGGCAATCCCCCCGTGGTTGCCCCGGTTGTGGGTCACCAAGAGGGTCGGCACGGGGGCGAGAACCTTAGCCGAGGTCGATGGTTCCCAGGTGAAATCCACCCCGTTGATCCGGCTCTGACCGGCCATCATGGAGCTGCAACCCTGCTCACTTGCCCCCTGAATAGTTACTGGAATATGTAAATTTGATTGAGATTTAAATAGTAAAAGAAGAAATTCTCAAATAGAGATTGATGAAAATCGAGAGAATATGCCTTCACTTAATCACAGTTATGTTTGCCTTCAGATTTTAAAAGAGCTACTTAACCATGATGAGATTTTGCCATTACCTGAATTAACCCTAGATATTGCTAATGATTTAACTCCTGATATTTCAGTGTTTTCAAAAAGTAAAATTAAACCCAATTTTTTCCATGATGTTTCAAAATTTCCTGAGAAACCAATTTTAGCGATCGAAGTCATCTCATCTAGTCAAACTATTCAGGAAATGTTACAAAAAGCAAAACAATTAGTTGGCGAGGGAGTTAAAATTGTCTGGACGGTAGAACCCTATAGTCAAACTGTTTTTGTCACGACAGTTGCTCAGGAGACCCTTTTCCATTCAGAGATTGTTAAAAATGACGGTATTGAAGTTGACTTTGCCAAAATTTTTACTAATTAAAATAGTCTTTTAAGTTAGCGGTCTTATTTAGTTTTCTATGCAAAATTCTACTCCTACCTTAGTGATTGAAGCAGGGCGTACTGAGCGCCAATACTGGCAGGACTTGTGGCGATATCGGGAGTTATTTTACTTTTTAGCGTGGCGCGATATTTTGGTGCGCTATAAGCAAACGGCGATCGGAATTCTCTGGGCTTTGATTCGTCCCTTTTTGACCATGGTGGTTTTCAGTGTCATCTTTGGCAAATTGGCTGGCTTAGAATCTGAGGGCAATGCCCCTTATCCTATTATGGTTTTTTCTGCCATGTTACCGTGGCAGTTTTTTGCTAATTCCCTGTCTGAATCTAGTAATAGTTTGATTTCTAATGCCAACCTGATTTCTAAGGTCTATTTCCCGCGCCTTGTGGTGCCCACTAGTGCGGTGGTGGTCAGTTTTGTTGATTTTATGATTTCGGGCATTATTTTGCTGGGTCTGATGGCTTGGTATGATTTCGTTCCCAGTTGGCGCATTGTGTTGCTGCCGGTTTTCATTGCGATCGCCTTCGCCGCTTCCATGGGGGCTGGCTTGTGGTTGGCTTCCCTAAATGTCCAGTACCGCGACTTCCGTTACGTGGTTCCCTTCCTGGTTCAGTTTGGTCTGTATATTTCACCGGTGGGGTTTAGCAGTCAAATTGTACCGGAGCGATGGCGCTTGCTCTATTCCTTAAACCCTATGGTGGGGGTGATTGACGGTTTTCGCTGGGCTATTTTAGGCAATAGCTCCCAAATTTACTGGCCCGGTTTTCTGTTGTCGAACACCTTGGTGCTAGTGCTGCTCGTGAGTGGCATTTGGTTCTTCCGTCGCATGGAACGAACCTTTGCGGATGTGATTTAGCGCTGATGCCTGAATTACCCCAAGACTGTGCGGAACAGGTGAGAGATGTTTGATTACGCAAGCGCCCGTCAGTATCTAAAGCACAAGCAAGAGCAAGCACAAGCTCAACGCTTCTCCCTCTGGCAAAAAGCAAAGGCGGATTCGGTCACAATCATCGAGATGATCATTGAAAAATACAGCCCAGAACAGATCATTCAATGGGGATCTATCCTAAAGCCAGAACACTTTTCTGAGATTTCTGATA
The nucleotide sequence above comes from Prochlorothrix hollandica PCC 9006 = CALU 1027. Encoded proteins:
- a CDS encoding Uma2 family endonuclease, whose translation is MPSLNHSYVCLQILKELLNHDEILPLPELTLDIANDLTPDISVFSKSKIKPNFFHDVSKFPEKPILAIEVISSSQTIQEMLQKAKQLVGEGVKIVWTVEPYSQTVFVTTVAQETLFHSEIVKNDGIEVDFAKIFTN
- a CDS encoding ABC transporter permease; this encodes MQNSTPTLVIEAGRTERQYWQDLWRYRELFYFLAWRDILVRYKQTAIGILWALIRPFLTMVVFSVIFGKLAGLESEGNAPYPIMVFSAMLPWQFFANSLSESSNSLISNANLISKVYFPRLVVPTSAVVVSFVDFMISGIILLGLMAWYDFVPSWRIVLLPVFIAIAFAASMGAGLWLASLNVQYRDFRYVVPFLVQFGLYISPVGFSSQIVPERWRLLYSLNPMVGVIDGFRWAILGNSSQIYWPGFLLSNTLVLVLLVSGIWFFRRMERTFADVI
- a CDS encoding nucleotidyltransferase family protein; protein product: MFDYASARQYLKHKQEQAQAQRFSLWQKAKADSVTIIEMIIEKYSPEQIIQWGSILKPEHFSEISDIDLAVSGVDSIVFMDLLADAENLTQFSLDLVRWEELCDPFQRIISMKGTVVYGRSLTLNC